A genomic segment from Legionella quinlivanii encodes:
- a CDS encoding 2-oxoacid:ferredoxin oxidoreductase subunit beta produces MNSQYKRDDFANSNEVRWCPGCGDYAILMALQRLLPELGLPPERHVFISGIGCAGRLPYYMNTYGLHTIHGRAPAVATGLKTMRDDLTVWIITGDGDALSIGGNHFIHCLRRNVNVNILLFNNQVYGLTKGQFSPTSQKGQITKTSPQGVNNEPINPLMLALAAGASFVARAVDKDPNHLITVLRKAYEHPGCSFVEIYQDCNIFNNGAFDGFALKTNRAEKTVLLEEQKPLIYGNNGEKALSLEGEDLKIIAHDEKNNYVHDSSNLIAAMRLAQIHYPEYPVPLGVYYQQPRQCYQFDKPISKTKADVEHLFRAKASWNQD; encoded by the coding sequence ATGAACTCTCAATACAAGCGTGATGATTTTGCCAATTCAAATGAAGTTCGTTGGTGTCCTGGATGCGGTGACTACGCTATCCTGATGGCATTGCAGCGCTTGCTTCCAGAGCTTGGCCTGCCGCCTGAACGGCATGTATTTATATCAGGAATTGGCTGTGCCGGCCGGCTTCCTTACTACATGAACACCTATGGTCTGCATACAATCCATGGAAGGGCGCCTGCTGTCGCAACAGGTCTCAAAACCATGAGAGATGATCTTACCGTCTGGATTATTACCGGAGATGGTGATGCTTTGAGTATTGGCGGTAATCATTTTATTCATTGCCTGCGTCGTAATGTTAATGTCAATATTTTATTGTTTAATAATCAGGTCTATGGTTTGACTAAAGGTCAGTTTTCACCGACTTCTCAAAAAGGCCAGATCACAAAAACCTCACCGCAGGGCGTTAATAATGAACCCATTAATCCCCTTATGCTCGCTTTGGCAGCAGGAGCCAGCTTTGTTGCCAGAGCTGTTGATAAAGATCCCAATCATCTAATCACTGTACTCAGGAAAGCCTATGAGCATCCTGGATGCTCATTTGTTGAAATTTATCAGGATTGCAATATTTTCAATAATGGTGCTTTTGATGGTTTTGCCTTAAAAACAAACCGTGCGGAGAAGACCGTTCTCTTGGAAGAACAAAAACCTCTGATATATGGAAACAATGGGGAAAAGGCTTTGTCATTGGAGGGAGAGGATCTTAAAATCATCGCTCATGATGAGAAAAACAATTATGTGCATGATAGCAGTAATCTGATAGCCGCCATGCGCCTGGCGCAAATTCATTATCCAGAGTATCCAGTACCCCTGGGTGTTTATTATCAGCAGCCTCGCCAATGCTACCAATTTGATAAACCAATAAGCAAAACAAAAGCTGATGTAGAGCATTTATTCAGAGCAAAGGCGTCCTGGAATCAGGATTAG
- a CDS encoding outer membrane protein, translating into MHTKNNALISIGMLLASSSFAGTMGAVPAGAYVATASIAAAWVDPGETQTLTLQPDVVKTYSDTTNSKVVPAIELFLGWQHPINDTLRGQIGIAGAATTQVKLEGDVWEDADPAFNNFTYQYKVNHYHLAVKGKLLMDLDEWVEPYVSASAGIGFNQARDFQIAAKIFEEIPAPPFNSETKSSFVYTLGIGLQTALNSNWQVGLGYEFADWGKTELSRASGQTVGNGIETDNFYAHQLQLSLSYIC; encoded by the coding sequence ATGCATACAAAAAATAATGCACTAATTTCGATAGGCATGTTACTAGCTTCCAGTTCTTTCGCTGGCACAATGGGTGCGGTACCAGCGGGCGCTTATGTAGCGACTGCAAGCATCGCTGCAGCCTGGGTCGATCCTGGCGAAACTCAAACACTGACACTTCAGCCTGATGTTGTTAAAACCTATTCTGATACCACCAACTCCAAGGTCGTTCCTGCTATCGAGTTATTCCTTGGCTGGCAACACCCAATCAATGATACGCTACGAGGTCAAATCGGAATAGCGGGAGCAGCTACCACCCAGGTAAAACTGGAAGGCGATGTCTGGGAAGATGCTGACCCTGCATTCAATAATTTTACCTATCAGTATAAAGTGAATCATTATCATCTCGCTGTAAAAGGTAAACTGCTTATGGATCTTGATGAGTGGGTTGAGCCTTATGTCAGCGCAAGCGCCGGTATAGGTTTTAACCAGGCTCGAGATTTCCAGATTGCTGCCAAAATATTTGAAGAAATTCCAGCGCCTCCATTTAACTCAGAAACAAAATCATCTTTTGTTTATACTCTGGGGATTGGATTGCAAACAGCATTGAATTCAAACTGGCAAGTCGGCTTAGGTTATGAATTTGCTGACTGGGGTAAAACTGAATTAAGCCGCGCTTCTGGCCAAACAGTGGGCAATGGTATTGAAACTGATAATTTCTATGCCCATCAATTACAACTGAGTTTAAGTTACATTTGCTAA
- a CDS encoding Bax inhibitor-1/YccA family protein, producing MNRNDVTVLSQRNDSVLATNRVLRNTYLLLSMTFLFSALTAYLSYASKAGPMNPFVMIAGVYGLMFLTQALRNSAWGLVSAFAFTGFLGYTLGPILNFYVASFSNGPQLIGTALGGTGMIFFALSGYALTTKKDFSFLGGFLFVGMMVALLAMIAGLFFDIPALQLTISAAFVLISSGLILFQTSEIIHGGETNYISATISLYVSIYNLFISLLNILSAFAGNRD from the coding sequence ATGAATAGAAATGACGTTACTGTTTTAAGCCAACGCAATGATTCGGTACTCGCGACCAATCGTGTTTTGCGAAACACTTATTTGCTTCTGAGTATGACTTTCCTGTTTAGCGCACTGACAGCCTATCTGTCTTATGCAAGCAAGGCAGGTCCAATGAACCCATTTGTCATGATTGCTGGTGTATACGGTTTAATGTTTCTGACTCAGGCTCTGCGTAACAGCGCATGGGGACTGGTTAGCGCATTCGCGTTTACAGGCTTTCTAGGGTACACCCTGGGTCCTATTCTTAACTTTTATGTCGCCAGTTTTTCTAACGGACCGCAATTGATTGGTACTGCACTTGGCGGCACCGGAATGATTTTCTTCGCCTTGTCTGGCTATGCTCTGACAACTAAAAAGGATTTCAGCTTCCTTGGCGGCTTTCTTTTTGTGGGAATGATGGTTGCGTTGCTGGCTATGATTGCAGGTCTGTTCTTTGATATTCCTGCTCTTCAGTTAACTATCTCAGCGGCCTTCGTATTGATTTCTTCCGGTTTGATTCTATTCCAGACCAGTGAAATTATTCATGGCGGTGAGACAAATTACATTTCCGCAACGATATCTCTTTACGTTTCAATATATAACCTGTTTATCAGTTTATTGAACATACTAAGCGCTTTTGCAGGCAACAGAGATTAA
- a CDS encoding carbon-nitrogen hydrolase family protein, which translates to MSKVAVLQMVSSASPAENLRQVDLLLASAKEQNVELAVLPENFAFMGLKETDKLGLAESYPHGEIQGKVSALASKYGLWIIAGTIPVKGLQDKVRSSSLVFDERGLCAARYDKIHLFDVRVSEQEAHQESLTIERGSELVVAETPVGKIGLTVCYDLRFPELYQQLLMRGAELFSVPSAFTAITGMAHWEVLLRARAIENLCYVLAANQGGTHQNGRQTYGHSMIIEPWGKILGQHENNAGMVTADIDLPRLHQLRRQFPCVEHHVLICN; encoded by the coding sequence ATGTCCAAAGTGGCTGTATTACAAATGGTTTCTTCTGCCTCACCCGCTGAAAATTTGCGCCAGGTCGATTTATTGCTGGCAAGTGCAAAAGAGCAGAATGTTGAGTTAGCGGTTCTTCCAGAAAATTTTGCATTTATGGGTTTGAAAGAAACCGATAAGCTTGGCTTGGCGGAATCCTATCCGCATGGTGAAATCCAGGGAAAAGTCAGTGCTCTTGCCAGTAAATACGGGCTTTGGATTATCGCTGGAACAATACCGGTCAAAGGATTGCAGGATAAAGTTCGCTCATCAAGCCTTGTATTTGATGAAAGAGGCCTTTGCGCAGCCCGTTACGATAAAATCCATCTGTTTGATGTCAGAGTGTCTGAGCAAGAGGCCCATCAGGAGTCTCTGACAATTGAAAGAGGAAGCGAGCTGGTCGTTGCGGAGACACCCGTTGGTAAAATCGGCTTGACAGTTTGTTATGATTTGCGTTTTCCGGAATTATATCAACAATTATTGATGAGGGGAGCAGAATTATTTTCCGTTCCTTCAGCATTTACAGCCATAACCGGCATGGCGCACTGGGAAGTTTTACTGAGGGCGCGTGCCATTGAAAATTTATGCTATGTACTTGCCGCCAACCAGGGTGGAACACATCAAAATGGCAGACAGACTTATGGTCATAGTATGATTATTGAGCCTTGGGGGAAAATTCTGGGCCAACATGAGAACAATGCAGGTATGGTGACTGCGGATATTGATTTGCCGCGGTTGCATCAGTTAAGACGGCAGTTTCCCTGTGTGGAACATCACGTCTTAATATGTAACTGA
- the tldD gene encoding metalloprotease TldD, protein MSQALAIAKELILKPASLDESTIAKLVHSIMGQHVDDADLYFESSSYESWYLEDSEVKSGSYSHDKGVGIRAVSGDKTGYAYCDDIILPALQRAADAARSIALVATNPVQAIHVSGAPVARYQGINPIEGMNKQEKIALLEAIDKEARRLDPRVIQVNASLSGCYEVIMIAGIEGRMVADIRPLVSIHVSVLVEDKNGRRESARSGGGGRVPYSYFLEKDRALEYAREAVREALINLEAEDAPAGTMPVVLGPGWPGVLLHEAVGHGLEGDFNRKGLSAFSGKIGQQVAAKGVTVVDDGTLENRRGSLTMDDEGTPTQCTTLIEDGVLVNYMQDKLNAKLMGMKPTGNCRRESYAHVPMPRMTNTYMLAGQYDPQEIIKSVNRGLYAVNFGGGQVDITSGQFVFSASEAYLIENGKITKPVKGATLIGNGPEVMKQISMIGNDLTLDGGIGICGKEGQSVPVGVGQPTLKIDALTIGGTK, encoded by the coding sequence ATGAGTCAGGCGCTGGCAATTGCCAAAGAATTAATTTTAAAACCCGCTTCCCTTGATGAATCAACCATCGCTAAGCTGGTTCATTCGATAATGGGTCAGCATGTGGACGATGCAGATCTTTATTTTGAAAGCAGCAGCTATGAGTCCTGGTATCTGGAAGATTCCGAAGTTAAAAGCGGCAGCTATTCTCATGATAAAGGAGTAGGGATTCGAGCAGTTAGCGGTGATAAAACCGGTTACGCCTACTGTGATGATATCATTTTACCTGCATTGCAGCGTGCCGCCGATGCTGCGCGATCAATTGCTCTGGTTGCAACAAATCCTGTGCAGGCCATTCATGTGTCTGGAGCGCCTGTTGCCCGCTATCAGGGAATTAATCCGATTGAAGGAATGAATAAACAGGAAAAAATCGCATTACTGGAAGCAATAGATAAGGAAGCTCGCCGTCTTGATCCCAGAGTGATACAAGTGAATGCTTCACTGAGCGGCTGTTATGAAGTGATTATGATTGCCGGGATTGAGGGAAGAATGGTCGCAGATATCAGACCATTGGTAAGCATTCATGTCAGTGTATTGGTGGAAGATAAAAACGGCCGTCGTGAAAGCGCTCGCTCTGGAGGAGGAGGCCGGGTTCCTTATTCCTACTTTCTTGAAAAGGATCGCGCTTTGGAGTATGCACGGGAAGCGGTGAGGGAAGCATTGATAAATCTGGAAGCAGAAGATGCCCCCGCAGGAACTATGCCTGTAGTATTAGGACCTGGCTGGCCAGGGGTGTTGTTGCATGAGGCAGTAGGACATGGTCTGGAAGGTGATTTTAATCGCAAGGGTTTATCTGCGTTTTCCGGTAAAATCGGTCAGCAGGTTGCAGCCAAAGGGGTGACCGTGGTGGATGACGGTACTCTGGAAAATCGTCGCGGCTCCCTGACAATGGATGATGAGGGTACTCCAACACAATGCACCACACTTATTGAAGACGGTGTATTAGTAAATTATATGCAGGATAAACTAAATGCCAAATTAATGGGAATGAAACCCACTGGAAATTGCCGCCGTGAATCCTACGCTCACGTACCAATGCCCAGGATGACCAATACTTATATGTTGGCTGGTCAATATGATCCGCAGGAGATAATAAAATCTGTTAATAGAGGTTTGTACGCAGTTAATTTTGGCGGAGGACAGGTTGATATTACTTCCGGACAATTTGTTTTCTCTGCCAGTGAAGCCTATTTGATTGAAAATGGCAAAATCACAAAACCTGTAAAAGGAGCGACACTGATCGGCAATGGTCCCGAAGTAATGAAGCAAATCAGTATGATTGGCAATGATTTGACCCTTGACGGTGGAATTGGTATTTGCGGCAAGGAAGGGCAATCCGTTCCAGTAGGTGTTGGGCAGCCAACGCTTAAGATTGATGCTCTGACTATTGGCGGAACGAAATAA